The proteins below come from a single Notamacropus eugenii isolate mMacEug1 chromosome 7, mMacEug1.pri_v2, whole genome shotgun sequence genomic window:
- the MFAP3L gene encoding microfibrillar-associated protein 3-like isoform X2, which yields MIFPGSHRKWWIQDSGLLNITQVSFSDRGKYTCVASNIYGTVNNTVTLRVIFTSGDMGIYYMIVCLVAFTIVMVLNITRLCMMSSHLKKTEKAINEFFRTEGAEKLQKAFEIAKRIPIITSAKTLELAKVTQFKTMEFARYIEELARSVPLPPLIMNCRTIMEEIMEVVGLEEQGQNFVRHTPEGQEATDGEEVYTIPNALKRSDSPTGDSDASSLHEQPQQIAIKVSVHPLSKKDHMEDHEGVQVEIKDEEVLEATVVPERPESPIEPSAETDTSGEVAPSESIPPSEPVPSVGQLAPAYLKPTEPAMTNVTNTCIIYESHV from the coding sequence GAAAATGGTGGATTCAAGACAGTGGACTACTGAACATTACCCAGGTGTCATTTTCAGACCGAGGTAAATACACATGTGTCGCTTCTAATATCTATGGCACTGTGAACAATACAGTGACATTGAGAGTCATCTTTACCTCTGGGGACATGGGCATCTACTACATGATTGTCTGCCTGGTGGCTTTTACCATCGTCATGGTCTTGAACATCACCAGACTCTGCATGATGAGCAGCCAcctgaagaaaacagagaaagcaaTTAATGAATTCTTTAGGACAGAAGGAGCAGAGAAATTGCAAAAGGCCTTTGAGATTGCTAAGCGTATCCCAATCATCACCTCAGCCAAAACCCTCGAGCTTGCCAAAGTCACCCAGTTCAAAACCATGGAGTTTGCCCGCTATATTGAGGAACTGGCCAGGAGTGTCCCTCTGCCTCCCCTCATTATGAACTGTAGAACaataatggaagaaatcatggaAGTGGTGGGGCTGGAAGAGCAGGGCCAGAACTTTGTAAGGCACACTCCTGAGGGTCAGGAGGCCACCGATGGGGAGGAGGTCTATACTATCCCCAATGCTCTCAAGCGGAGTGACTCACCCACTGGCGACTCAGATGCCTCATCCCTTCATGAGCAGCCTCAGCAGATTGCCATCAAAGTATCTGTTCACCCGCTGTCCAAAAAGGACCACATGGAAGACCACGAAGGAGTACAGGTGGAGATCAAGGATGAGGAGGTGCTAGAGGCAACTGTAGTACCAGAGAGGCCAGAATCACCCATTGAGCCTTCGGCAGAAACTGACACTTCTGGGGAGGTAGCGCCTTCAGAGTCAATACCCCCTTCGGAACCTGTGCCGTCTGTAGGACAGCTGGCACCTGCTTATCTGAAGCCTACTGAGCCAGCTATGACAAATGTAACGAATACTTGTATTATTTATGAAAGCCATGTATAA
- the MFAP3L gene encoding microfibrillar-associated protein 3-like isoform X3, protein MGIYYMIVCLVAFTIVMVLNITRLCMMSSHLKKTEKAINEFFRTEGAEKLQKAFEIAKRIPIITSAKTLELAKVTQFKTMEFARYIEELARSVPLPPLIMNCRTIMEEIMEVVGLEEQGQNFVRHTPEGQEATDGEEVYTIPNALKRSDSPTGDSDASSLHEQPQQIAIKVSVHPLSKKDHMEDHEGVQVEIKDEEVLEATVVPERPESPIEPSAETDTSGEVAPSESIPPSEPVPSVGQLAPAYLKPTEPAMTNVTNTCIIYESHV, encoded by the coding sequence ATGGGCATCTACTACATGATTGTCTGCCTGGTGGCTTTTACCATCGTCATGGTCTTGAACATCACCAGACTCTGCATGATGAGCAGCCAcctgaagaaaacagagaaagcaaTTAATGAATTCTTTAGGACAGAAGGAGCAGAGAAATTGCAAAAGGCCTTTGAGATTGCTAAGCGTATCCCAATCATCACCTCAGCCAAAACCCTCGAGCTTGCCAAAGTCACCCAGTTCAAAACCATGGAGTTTGCCCGCTATATTGAGGAACTGGCCAGGAGTGTCCCTCTGCCTCCCCTCATTATGAACTGTAGAACaataatggaagaaatcatggaAGTGGTGGGGCTGGAAGAGCAGGGCCAGAACTTTGTAAGGCACACTCCTGAGGGTCAGGAGGCCACCGATGGGGAGGAGGTCTATACTATCCCCAATGCTCTCAAGCGGAGTGACTCACCCACTGGCGACTCAGATGCCTCATCCCTTCATGAGCAGCCTCAGCAGATTGCCATCAAAGTATCTGTTCACCCGCTGTCCAAAAAGGACCACATGGAAGACCACGAAGGAGTACAGGTGGAGATCAAGGATGAGGAGGTGCTAGAGGCAACTGTAGTACCAGAGAGGCCAGAATCACCCATTGAGCCTTCGGCAGAAACTGACACTTCTGGGGAGGTAGCGCCTTCAGAGTCAATACCCCCTTCGGAACCTGTGCCGTCTGTAGGACAGCTGGCACCTGCTTATCTGAAGCCTACTGAGCCAGCTATGACAAATGTAACGAATACTTGTATTATTTATGAAAGCCATGTATAA